One Miscanthus floridulus cultivar M001 chromosome 11, ASM1932011v1, whole genome shotgun sequence DNA window includes the following coding sequences:
- the LOC136491137 gene encoding uncharacterized protein: MQRWTRNGMLDFSQPSASSPYGFYDAGQGASSSRGGRSHGCRSQDKEQRNLEKNLTKVRKEWMKVKEEMGYARLLSEHLSETVTEADRKVTAMLQELDRTDKYMQDILSSSQQK, encoded by the coding sequence ATGCAGCGGTGGACTCGCAACGGGATGCTGGACTTCTCGCAGCCGTCGGCGTCATCCCCGTACGGCTTCTACGACGCCGGGCAGGGAGCGTCGAGCAGCCGCGGCGGCAGATCACACGGGTGCCGGAGCCAGGACAAGGAGCAGCGCAATCTGGAGAAGAACCTGACCAAGGTGCGCAAGGAGTGGATGAAGGTGAAGGAGGAGATGGGGTACGCGAGGCTGCTGAGCGAGCACCTCAGCGAGACGGTGACGGAGGCCGACCGGAAGGTGACCGCCATGCTGCAGGAGCTCGACCGCACGGACAAGTATATGCAGGACATACTGTCCTCGTCCCAGCAGAAGTGA
- the LOC136491219 gene encoding elongation factor G-2, chloroplastic-like yields the protein MAAEAPVRAPAAAARSARRPASAAVVSASSASRLLLGHRPFHAPRFAAGRAAVAGPAAGLRPRPRRLRLSVVAMAGSDRQVPLHDYRNIGIMAHIDAGKTTTTERILYYTGRNYKIGEVHEGTATMDWMEQEQERGITITSAATTAFWNKHRINIIDTPGHVDFTLEVERALRVLDGAICLFDSVAGVEPQSETVWRQADKYGVPRICFVNKMDRLGANFFRTRDMIVANLGAKPLVIQLPIGSEDNFQGVVDLVRMKAIVWTGEELGAKFEYKDIPDDLQELAQDYRVQMLETIIELDDEVMENYLEGTEPDEETVKKLIRKGTISASFVPVLCGSAFKNKGVQPLLDAVVDYLPSPLDLPSMKGTDPEDPEIIFERQPSDDEPFSGLAFKIMTDPFVGSLTFVRIYSGKLVAGSYVLNANKDKKERIGRLLEMHANSKEDIPVAVTGDIVALAGLKDTITGETLCDPDKPVVLERMEFPDPVIKVAIEPKTKADADKMANGLIKLAQEDPSFHFSRDEETNQTVIEGMGELHLDIIVDRLKREFKVEANVGAPQVNYRESISRVAEIQYVHKKQSGGSGQFADIIVRFEPLEAGSGYEFKSEIKGGAVPKEYVPGVMKGLEESLPNGVLAGYPVVDFRAVLVDGSYHDVDSSVLAFQIAARGAFREGMRKAGPRLLEPIMRVEVITPEEHLGDVIGDLNSRRGQVNSFGDKPGGLKVVDAFVPLAEMFQYVSTLRGMTKGRASYTMQLAKFDVVPQHIQNQLSTKTEEATA from the exons ATGGCCGCCGAGGCGCCCGTGCGAgcccccgccgccgcggcgcggTCCGCGCGCCGGCCGGCCTCCGCCGCCGTCGTCTCCGCCTCGTCCGCCTCGCGCCTCCTCCTCGGCCACCGCCCCTTCCACGCGCCGCGCTTCGCCGCCGGGCGCGCCGCGGTGGCAGGCCCCGCGGCCGGactccgcccgcgcccgcgcagGCTGCGCCTCTCGGTCGTCGCCATGGCTGGCAGCG ATCGCCAAGTGCCTTTACATGATTACCGCAATATTGGTATTATGGCCCATATAGACGCTGGAAAGACAACAACTACTGAGCGCATTCTGTATTACACTGGAAGGAACTACAAGATTGGCGAGGTTCATGAGGGAACAGCTACAATGGACTGGATGGAACAAGAACAAGAGAGAGGAATAACCATTACATCCGCAGCAACAACTGCCTTCTGGAACAAACACAGAATCAACATTATTGATACTCCTGGTCACGTCGACTTCACTCTTGAGGTTGAACGTGCTCTCAGGGTGTTGGACGGTGCTATATGCCTCTTTGATAGTGTTGCTGGGGTAGAACCACAATCTGAAACCGTATGGCGCCAGGCAGATAAATATGGGGTTCCAAGAATATGTTTCGTGAACAAAATGGATCGCCTTGGAGCTAACTTCTTTAGAACTAGAGACATGATAGTTGCAAACTTGGGTGCCAAACCATTGGTGATTCAGTTGCCGATTGGTTCGGAGGACAATTTCCAAGGAGTTGTTGATCTAGTGAGAATGAAAGCTATTGTATGGACAGGGGAGGAGCTGGGTGCAAAATTTGAATACAAAGACATACCTGATGATCTCCAAGAGCTGGCTCAAGATTATCGTGTTCAGATGCTGGAAACTATTATTGAATTGGATGATGAAGTTATGGAGAATTATCTTGAAGGAACTGAACCAGATGAGGAAACTGTTAAGAAATTAATCAGAAAGGGAACAATTTCTGCTAGCTTTGTCCCAGTTTTATGTGGTTCAGCATTCAAAAACAAAGGTGTCCAACCATTGCTTGATGCTGTTGTCGATTACTTGCCATCTCCACTTGATCTACCTTCAATGAAGGGTACTGACCCAGAAGACCctgaaataatatttgaaaggcAACCAAGTGATGATGAACCATTTTCTGGGTTAGCTTTCAAGATCATGACTGATCCATTTGTGGGGTCACTAACATTTGTTCGCATATACTCCGGGAAGCTGGTAGCTGGTTCATATGTTCTCAATGCAAATAAAGATAAGAAAGAAAGAATTGGAAGACTCCTTGAGATGCACGCAAACAGTAAGGAAGATATACCAGTTGCTGTGACAGGTGACATAGTAGCACTTGCTGGTCTGAAAGACACAATTACTGGTGAAACACTCTGTGACCCAGACAAGCCTGTAGTGCTTGAACGTATGGAATTTCCTGATCCTGTCATTAAGGTTGCTATTGAACCCAAGACCAAAGCTGATGCTGACAAAATGGCTAATGGGTTAATCAAGCTTGCTCAAGAAGACCCGTCATTCCACTTCTCTAGAGACGAGGAAACCAACCAGACTGTTATTGAAGGAATGGGAGAACTGCATCTTGATATCATTGTAGACAGACTAAAGAGGGAGTTCAAG GTTGAAGCAAACGTTGGAGCTCCGCAAGTCAACTACCGTGAAAGTATTTCCAGAGTTGCAGAAATACAATATGTCCACAAAAAGCAATCTGGTGGATCTGGGCAGTTTGCTGACATTATTGTGCGTTTTGAACCTTTGGAAGCTGGGAGTGGGTACGAGTTCAAGAGTGAAATCAAGGGAGGGGCAGTGCCCAAAGAATATGTACCAGGAGTTATGAAAGGATTGGAGGAAAGCTTACCCAATGGTGTCCTCGCCGGTTACCCAGTTGTGGACTTCCGGGCTGTGCTGGTTGATGGCTCATATCATGATGTCGATTCAAGTGTCTTAGCATTCCAAATTGCAGCCAGAGGAGCCTTCCGTGAGGGAATGAGGAAAGCTGGTCCAAGGCTTCTCGAGCCTATAATGAGAGTTGAAGTGATAACTCCTGAAGAGCATCTGGGCGATGTTATTGGTGATTTGAACTCTCGAAGAGGACAGGTTAACAGCTTCGGGGATAAGCCTGGTGGACTCAAG GTGGTTGATGCTTTTGTGCCACTTGCTGAGATGTTCCAATACGTCAGCACCCTCCGGGGGATGACCAAGGGGCGAGCGTCCTACACGATGCAGCTCGCCAAGTTTGATGTCGTCCCACAGCACATCCAGAACCAGCTCTCCACCAAAACAGAGGAAGCTACTGCTTAA
- the LOC136491220 gene encoding hsp70-Hsp90 organizing protein-like — protein sequence MAEEAKAKGNAAFSAGRFKEAVQHFSDAIALAPDNHVLYSNRSAAYASLGRYAEALDDAERTLALKPDWVKGYSRLGAAHLGLGDAPKAVEAYEKGLALEPSNEALKSGLAQARQAASAPRRPVGSGADAVGKLFQGPELWSKVAADPTTRGYLDQPDFVQMLREVQRNPSSLNSYLSDQRMVQVLTLMLGIKSQFQNQSNAAPEPASVQSNPAPPKQQPEAKAREPEPEPEPMEVTEEKERKERKASAQKEKEAGNAAYKRKDFDTAIQHYTKAMELDDEDISYITNRAAVYLEMGKYDECIKDCDKAVERGRGLHADFKMISRALTRKGTALAKLAKSSQDYDAAIETFQKALTEHRNPDTLKKLNDAERAKRELEQQEYYDPRIADEEREKGNEFFKQQKYPEAVKHYTEALRRNPKDPRVYSNRAACYTKLGALPEGLKDAEKCIELDPTFSKGYTRKGAIQFFMKEYDKALETYQAGLKHDPKNQELLDGVRRCVEQINKASRGELSEEELKERQNKAMQDPEIQSILTDPIMRQVLTDLQENPRAAQAHLKNPGVMQKIQKLVSSGIVQMK from the exons ATGGCGGAAGAGGCGAAGGCGAAGGGCAACGCGGCGTTCTCGGCCGGCCGCTTCAAGGAGGCTGTCCAGCACTTCAGCGACGCCATCGCGCTCGCGCCCGACAACCACGTCCTCTACTCCAACCGCTCGGCGGCATACGCGTCGCTCGGGCGCTACGCGGAGGCGCTAGACGACGCCGAGCGGACCTTGGCGCTGAAGCCGGACTGGGTCAAGGGCTACTCCCGCCTCGGCGCCGCGCACCTGGGCCTCGGCGACGCGCCCAAGGCCGTCGAGGCGTACGAGAAAGGGCTCGCGCTCGAGCCGTCCAATGAGGCTCTCAAGTCCGGCCTCGCCCAGGCGCGCCAGGCCGCGTCGGCGCCGAGACGTCCGGTGGGCTCCGGGGCTGACGCCGTCGGCAAGTTGTTCCAGGGCCCTGAGCTATGGAGCAAGGTCGCCGCCGATCCCACCACGCGTGGCTACCTGGACCAGCCGGACTTCGTTCAGATGCTGCGGGAGGTGCAGCGGAACCCCAGCAGCCTGAACAGCTACCTTTCTGACCAACGAATGGTTCAGGTGCTCACCCTCATGCTGGGCATCAAGTCCCAGTTCCAGAACCAGAGCAATGCGGCGCCTGAGCCGGCCTCAGTCCAATCGAACCCGGCGCCACCAAAGCAGCAGCCAGAGGCGAAGGCAAGGGAACCGGAGCCGGAGCCCGAGCCTATGGAGGTGACAGAGGAGAAGGAACGGAAGGAGAGGAAAGCGTCGGCGCAGAAGGAGAAGGAAGCTGGCAACGCCGCTTACAAAAGGAAGGATTTTGATACCGCGATCCAGCACTACACAAAGGCCATGGAGCTCGATGATGAGGACATCTCCTACATCACCAATCGTGCTGCTGTTTATCTTGAGATGGGAAAG TATGATGAATGCATTAAGGACTGTGATAAGGCTGTTGAGAGAGGAAGGGGACTACATGCTGATTTCAAGATGATCTCGAGGGCACTCACTAGAAAAGGAACTGCTCTTGCCAAACTTGCTAAATCATCGCAAGACTATGATGCTGCCATCGAGACTTTCCAGAAGGCGTTAACTGAGCACCGCAACCCAGATACCCTGAAAAAACTAAATGATGCAGAACGAGCAAAGAGGGAGCTGGAGCAACAAGAGTACTATGACCCAAGAATTGCTGACGAGGAGCGAGAAAAAG GTAATGAGTTCTTTAAGCAGCAGAAATATCCAGAAGCAGTGAAGCATTACACTGAAGCTCTCAGGAGAAACCCCAAAGACCCAAGG GTATACAGCAATAGAGCTGCCTGTTACACCAAGCTGGGGGCCCTTCCTGAAGGTCTGAAAGATGCTGAGAAGTGCATTGAGCTAGATCCCACATTCTCCAAGGGATACACAAGGAAAGGTGCCATCCAATTTTTCATGAAAGAATATGACAAAGCGCTGGAAACTTATCAAGCTGGCCTAAAGCATGACCCGAAAAATCAGGAGTTGCTTGATGGTGTAAGGAG GTGTGTTGAACAGATCAACAAGGCGAGCAGAGGCGAACTCAGCGAGGAGGAACTGAAAGAGAGACAG AACAAAGCCATGCAGGACCCTGAAATCCAGAGCATCCTGACTGATCCGATCATGCGGCAG GTTTTGACCGATTTGCAGGAGAACCCTCGGGCTGCCCAGGCGCACCTCAAGAACCCCGGAGTGATGCAAAAGATCCAGAAGCTCGTCAGCTCTGGGATAGTTCAGATGAAGTAG